In Brevibacillus brevis NBRC 100599, a single genomic region encodes these proteins:
- the mglC gene encoding galactose/methyl galactoside ABC transporter permease MglC — translation MSSLSAKQVQGFVTQNAIYIVLVLLIAGIAIYDPNFLSITTLRDILMQSSTRAIIALGAAFVLITGGTDLSAGRVVGLTAVISASMLQTQDYPRRFFPDLPDLPLLIPILIAIAAGLLVGLINGIIVSRFSVPPFIATLGMMVIVYGFNSIYFDREPNQSQPIAGLRSDFNQLGTGYIGPSGPYSIPYIVIIAIVVAFIVWVIFNKTRLGKNMYAIGGNMQAATVSGINVAFNLMMIYAIAGALYGLGGVLEAARTGGATNNYGNMYELDAIAACVVGGVSTSGGIGTVPGVLAGVLIFGVINYGLTFIGVSPYWQLIIKGLIIVAAVAFDIRKYLAKK, via the coding sequence ATGTCTTCGTTGTCTGCTAAACAGGTGCAAGGCTTTGTGACGCAAAATGCCATCTATATCGTTCTGGTTTTGTTGATAGCTGGAATTGCGATTTACGATCCCAATTTTCTTTCCATTACAACGCTTCGGGATATTTTGATGCAATCCTCCACCCGCGCCATTATTGCCTTGGGTGCTGCGTTTGTTCTTATTACAGGCGGAACGGATCTATCTGCGGGGCGAGTGGTCGGATTGACGGCTGTCATCTCCGCCTCGATGCTGCAAACTCAAGACTATCCGCGGAGGTTTTTCCCGGATTTACCCGATTTGCCGTTGCTTATCCCCATTCTCATTGCAATCGCTGCGGGCTTGCTGGTTGGCCTGATCAACGGCATCATTGTGTCTCGTTTTAGTGTTCCTCCTTTTATCGCCACGCTGGGCATGATGGTCATTGTATACGGGTTCAACTCCATCTATTTTGACAGGGAGCCCAATCAATCTCAGCCAATAGCTGGACTGCGGAGTGACTTCAATCAGCTTGGGACGGGGTACATTGGCCCGAGTGGCCCGTATTCGATCCCGTATATCGTCATCATTGCGATCGTGGTTGCGTTCATCGTCTGGGTGATTTTCAACAAAACACGGCTGGGTAAAAACATGTACGCCATCGGAGGCAACATGCAGGCCGCCACTGTTTCCGGGATCAACGTCGCTTTCAACCTCATGATGATCTATGCTATTGCAGGTGCCCTGTATGGACTCGGTGGTGTTTTGGAGGCAGCTCGGACAGGGGGGGCGACGAACAACTACGGTAACATGTACGAGCTGGACGCTATTGCCGCCTGTGTGGTAGGGGGAGTCTCCACGTCTGGGGGAATTGGTACCGTTCCAGGTGTGCTTGCGGGTGTCCTTATTTTTGGCGTCATCAACTACGGTCTTACGTTTATTGGAGTCAGCCCGTATTGGCAGCTCATTATCAAAGGACTCATCATTGTGGCAGCCGTTGCTTTTGACATTCGTAAATACTTGGCGAAAAAGTAA
- a CDS encoding DUF418 domain-containing protein, which produces MGLKENAPTLNQRIDTLDTVRGFALMGILLVNIVALLYAQTPEIGSVDHWLFQFFNFFVESRFFVIFSFLFGVGFYIFISRAKEKGANSTVLFIRRLIALLALGFVHKMFHPGEALFIYAIFGFILLPFYRLKARTNLIIGLILSILVCSLGFKALLVLPLFILGLAVGQYGVFQDIPKFLPVIKKVQGVTFVLSLIGLFIQYRLTPADLAMSGANLVVDDTVSEETLQQLMNYTIALTSTGLVMAAFYTTTLIRLLQNKTVQTILSPLTSYGRMALTNYVGQTVLILVGGYVFDWFGNLGYLQTTLICLGIYVVQMVVSVLWLSVFRMGPLEWVWRLFTYMKITPLRK; this is translated from the coding sequence ATGGGATTGAAAGAAAACGCACCTACGTTGAACCAACGAATTGATACATTAGATACTGTACGGGGCTTCGCCTTAATGGGCATTCTCCTCGTCAACATCGTGGCATTACTGTATGCGCAAACACCTGAGATAGGAAGTGTAGACCACTGGCTGTTCCAGTTTTTCAATTTCTTTGTGGAATCTCGCTTCTTCGTGATCTTCTCCTTCTTGTTTGGCGTAGGCTTCTATATTTTCATCAGTCGAGCAAAAGAAAAAGGGGCCAATAGCACCGTTTTGTTCATTCGGCGTCTGATTGCACTACTCGCTCTTGGCTTTGTGCATAAAATGTTTCACCCTGGTGAAGCACTTTTCATCTACGCTATTTTCGGCTTCATCTTACTGCCCTTTTATCGATTGAAGGCGCGAACCAATCTGATCATCGGCCTTATTCTGTCTATCCTTGTCTGCTCTCTTGGCTTTAAAGCGCTTTTGGTGCTTCCCTTATTTATTTTGGGACTCGCTGTCGGGCAATACGGGGTCTTTCAAGATATCCCGAAATTTTTGCCCGTGATTAAAAAAGTGCAGGGCGTGACCTTCGTCCTTTCGTTAATCGGCTTGTTTATCCAATACCGACTGACTCCAGCTGATCTGGCAATGAGTGGCGCGAATCTGGTTGTAGACGATACCGTGTCAGAAGAAACCCTCCAGCAGTTGATGAACTACACGATTGCCTTGACCTCCACTGGTCTTGTCATGGCTGCCTTTTACACGACGACCCTGATTCGGCTGCTGCAAAATAAAACCGTCCAGACCATCCTCTCTCCGCTGACCAGCTATGGGCGCATGGCATTGACAAACTACGTCGGACAAACCGTATTAATCCTTGTGGGAGGCTATGTGTTCGATTGGTTTGGCAATCTCGGCTATCTGCAAACGACACTGATCTGCCTCGGTATCTACGTGGTGCAAATGGTAGTAAGCGTACTCTGGCTGTCTGTCTTCCGCATGGGGCCACTTGAGTGGGTATGGCGATTATTTACGTATATGAAAATCACACCGTTGCGAAAATAA